The genomic segment GAGTTGAAATAAAATGTCCTATCTGGCCTTGATCTAGTTAGATATTGTGCACCTAAATTGACTGCATctgcataagttgagggtggctgatgcagACTCTGTAAAAAAAACTGGGTTTATGGTGAATTCGTGGATGAATAGTATGAATTGTAAGTGAACTAGAAAAGGATTAGTTTTGATGAGTAGCAATCAAGGGCAAATAGAGTGAAGTTCGAAATTGAAGCCATTTTTCCAAATATTAGTCCTCACCTAACACCAAAACCTCATTACAAGCCATAGAAAGACCTGCTTGATCTTTGCGAATCAATCATAGGGGAACATTAGATGATAAAGGCAAGTTTATGGGTGTGTATGCTGTGTTTGCAACTTTGTTTGTAAGAGAGAAAGTCTTAGTTTTTTCCGCAGGTTAAATGAATCAAGTGTGGTGGACTTCTTTAACTGTGAGGGCAATTTGAATTATACTTAGTTTTGTTGACTTTTGTGGGATGTTGTGTCTATGGTTGTGTATGTGCTGAATTAGAAATAATGTCAGTTATAGATCCTGTTGTGTTGAAACTACATGAGTGAGATGACAGTTAAGTGGTTGTATGAAATCTAGTTTGATAGTTGAATGCCCATCATTGTATTTGTTCATTCATACGATTTGGtgttgagtttcttgaggacaagcaatcgTCTTAAGTTGACTgaacattttacatcttttacaagggataattgtGCGTTTTCAAGCAACtgttgttgtgtttaatgctgaattttagtgttttcaggtcaaGGACTTAGCTGATGATATAACttggaaaaatagaagaaacatgAACAAAAAGGGGAATGACGGCTAACCTGACGGGGCCGTCAACCATCTGACAGACCGTTAGAGTGTTCGTCAAAGCTAAACAGAATAGACAGAGTAGATAACCCAAATGACGGTCcaagtgacggaccgtcagaccTCTGACGGGCCGTCAACCTGGACGTCAGGCTGAGATATTGAGTGGCTTCTCAAGTGATCAAGCGACGGTCCAAGCAACGGACCGTCAGGCCAGTGATGGCCCGTCAATATAACTGTCACTCCTTAACCAGAATGTAGTAGCTTGAGACCATCAACGACGGTCCAAGTAATGGCCGTCAACTGTGACGCGGCATTActaagttcaaatttcaaattccaagaacatataaatacccagtctaGGTTTAGATTGGGTATCTTTTCATTCATCTATtattaacttttcaacttttgaaCAACTTGTAACTTATTATTCTTTGAGAAATAGCTGAAATAGTGAATCTGAACATTTTTCCACCATTATTCTTTGAAGTTCAAGGAGAATTCTTTGGACCTTTTTGTAAGTAACTTTTTAGAATTGTTTATGAGACATACAATgaaatcttcttctttttgtgtGATGTGTGGCTAAAcctctcataactagggttatgggagccttgatgtgattaGTTGTTTAGGGTTGTGggattgcaatgaaatctgtaaTTAATTACAATTGCATAAACTTCTCTTCATTATTATGATCCttcttggttgtaaacttgaaGGATGAGCCCAAGAACACCACTCGTTTGAGTAGAAATATGTGTGTTGGGAAAAGAGAAGATTTACAAGGATCCCGAAGGCTTTAACTTTTGGGTtaagggtagatgccttaacggGATCAACCCACTTGAGAAATAAATTGAACACATTAACAAattctttaagttcgagagaattaaaagggtaatcatctattaaggttgagaaacaaatagatgaactttagagtttaataattcttgcaattAGAATTTATTACATATGAATTCGGGATAACCCACAACCCTGACAGCTACAATATCatggtgaacataatcctagtttcgTTATTCTCATTGAATTAAACTTTACAAGCACACTTATTAGTTGAAACATGGTTTACTACAATCCTACTTCACTATTAACAAAACCCTTTTGTTACCTCGAAACCTTCGATTAATCGTCCATTAATAATCATAACGCTTAATttacatagtattccctgtgggattcgactccaacctagttgggttctatatttgacgaCGACCGCTTATGCTTTCTAATGAGAGTTATAATTTGGTCGTATCAGTTACCCATCACCAAATCAACTCACTCAACTGTGCATGAATTTTTCTTCGAGAAGCCGATATGTTGATATTTCGATTAAATGGTACCCTCCCCAAAAAGACTGGATCAAGTTAAATATTGATGGTATTTTTCACCCTCATACCCTCCGTGGTGGCATTGGGGGAGTTTTCCTAATCATGATGGTAAGTGGTGTCTCGACTTTTAGGGCGCTATGACAATTTTGACATGTCTAGAAATGGAGCTTAAAGCTCTCTTCACAGGTCTCCAACTGGCTTACAATCATTGCCTTCAACCCCTTGAGGTGGAAACCGATTCGGCTGACCTTCTGCGTTACCAAACTAACCCCCCATTTGCTTGTCTTGTCATGCAATGTAGGTCCTATTTGAAGAAACTGTTGAATCCATTGCTTTGCCACAGCTTCAGGGAAGCAAATAGAGTGACCAATCGTCTTGCTTTGGAAGGTCAAGGAAGCTTGGAAACTAGTCCTGTAGTTTTTTGTCCCCAATCACTTTTTGTATCTAACATAGTCCATGAGGACTTGCTACTGCATACTACTTCTAGGAAAATATCTACTATGGCTTGTACTAATCTATGTAGGTTGGGCAATCTCAGTGTAATCAACTCTAATGTAACCTTTTAACtagtataaataaatatatttttgtccccccccccccccccctcccaaccccataaaaaaagtcaaattaaaatcatcaatatgaatAATTATGTTTGTTGAACtcatcaactaaaatatataaatgaagaaTAAAAGCAGAAGAAATTTTCAATAAGTTCCTTAaagattaaatcaaaacatactataaatattaaaaaatgacaAACTAATTAAGTTAGTATGAACTAAAGGGAGAATAAAATGAATTCATCTCCTTAATCaccattatagatcatcataaatatgaataattaaatcTGTTGAACtcatcaactaaaatatataaatgaagaaTAAATGTAGAAGAAATTTTTAATAACTTCcttaaatattaaatgaaaaattattataaatatttaaaaatataaataaattaagttaATATGAACTAGAGGGAGAGTAAAATGAATCgcctctatctttattttgagCAATCTTGAATCACTTGTAGAGAAGATGGGGTCCACTATAAAAATTGTTCGAAccgaaaaggataaaataagtagttgatactccctctgtttcaaatCACCcgtttcaaattttctaatttgatttgtcattttacttgtcctttttcattaattaagaagagacaatttttttttttatgttttaccctttgcattaattactgtttttcaaattaaaatataaatattatttaatagagatactatggtaaactaggcatgttattaattatttttttaatcaatgtgtcatctcaatttgggatggataACTAACAACTTGTGACCTTAAACCATACAAGTCCACGTAAAACGATAAAGTATTAATGTATTTTAACTTATAGCCTGTGTGGGAGTGCTTATTTCTcaaaataagcacttattttgagagaaaaaaaaacacttttttttaaaaaaagaagggtgtttgataaatttgcaaaagtatttttaaaaataagcagaaacAGTTTTTCTGCTTCTCAAAATAAACAGAAACAGAAGCAgaagcaaaaaattatttttttatgacaaaaatatccctatcacacATATCTTATTAGttaattaacatatcttacaagtttgattaatgtttggtttttaaaaatttatattttatattttcatcataattctttatgatttatatattattattttattttcactcattttctttaaataaattttaaaatatcattgatgatgatgactaaagagtatataaattattttattattattaatgataacaattgaCAGATAAAATACGTTACAAGATTGTATTTTGATATCACATAtaattttttctctaatatttaattttaaataaataattcaagaaaagtgacatatttgttaaaaaaatagtgtgtgtatatatatatgaatctTATGAGTGCTTATTCGTAGTAATTTTGACAccgtaaaaatatattaaaaaagacTTTAACTATTGTGAAAATGAAGGCATCATTACAAAGATCGAAGAAGCAAATCAACCTTTTGGTAGACCTTCGAAAATACAAGACAGATGTTCTACAAGTATGGAGACATTGCGTAGAAAAACTAGGGATGAAATTGTTGAGAgtttttgtgatgtatgaaggtctaattatttttgtcggtaattttttcatatatagtgatttaatttataaaaaaacttttgtatttatttttgtttgatgttttaagtaatatttaaattatttaagtaatatattaccatttaatttttttttaatgtatttatgtatataaacatagattgaaaattttagagtacttactttttaattaaattaaaaaaattaattaaaaatattataatagatatttaaaataaattttctctataatttgattttagtaataaaagtctaaaaaacacttcttgaaaaaattatttaaacataatttaattatcaaaaatactttttaaatgaatttatcgaatacaaattatattttttataataatttttttaaaaaatattttataaaaatattttacaaataaGTAGTTTTATAAGAGCAATCAAACAAACGGCTCTTACTTAAAACAGAGCAGTAAAGCACTTGTCAGGTTTAATCAGATGAATAATTCACGAGCATATGTGTTGTGTAACGTGCACTGTAACAAATAAGTAGTCCCCTTCGTTGATGCCGCTTATTTCTCTCTCTCCGTCTCTTCAGATTTTCAACTTCCGGCGTACGCCACTTTCTCTCTCACACTTTCCTAAATTCACTGTTCATTTCACCCACTTTCCAAATTCAGATATGGGCACAGTGATTCTGCAGTATGTATCTACTCTTGACGTTTTCAATTTATAGGATTTAAATATTAATTCGATTGTTGAATTTTGATCTGATCAGTGGTATTATATCTATTTTCGATTGCATAGTTAGATTATGTTCCTTTGATATTTTcgcttttattttttgtttttgttttgatacgTTGCTGGAAATTTAATTTCAGATTGATTGTTTGATGATCGGGAGGAGAATTACTGAACGAAAAGGCGAAATTGTcagattttttcatttttttttcaagagtATTCTGTGTGAATATACTGTAGAGGGATTGTCTCGTAGGAGAAATACTTaatattctttttatatatttgtttttgtGTATAATAGTTTGAAATAACCTCATATatcaatagaagaaaaatggagaaagaaAGATAGTGTAAGTGGCGGGGCAGTAAGGCCTATTTTGCTATTTTGTTTGATGAGGTGGTAGTTGTTGGTGTGAAAAATCTGTAGTTGATATTTCAGTTAGTTCACGGTAGGGACTGTATGGCGTTCTTTCATATTTCATGTTCTGGTGACGTCTGAATGGTTTATTGAGGACTTGAATTGCGAAGATACTGGTTATATGAAGCCAGATTCATCCAAAGATTTAGCTCAAACTATGATCACTGGGGTGCCTGGCCCTTCTGGTCAATGGATCCAGCAAGAATTATCTCAACCGGTTAGCTTGAGTGATGGCATATCTTTACACAATAATGTAAATAACCATGTACCTGTACAGACTGGTGACGTATATTCTATGGAATTTCTTCAGAATCCTTCTTTAAGAATAGTTCCTACTCTGTCTGGCTTTACTGAGAAGCATGATAGGAGGAGAGCTTTACCTCATCCAGGTTATGAAAATCTCAAAAGACTTCTTGGGTTGACTAGAATGGATTCTGAATGTGCTTCTGACATAACTGAATTTGCTTCTGCAAGAGGATCTGGTACCGAAATTGAAAATGGTGTTTATGTAGAAAATGAGCTTTCATATAATCCTAAAGTTGGATCTTGTGGGCATGTCCCTGGGGTAGCTACGACAGAGTTATTTTGTAATCAAGCTACTTCAGGGTCAAGTGCGCCGCCTATAACTAAATCTGAATCTTCACAGTCGTTAAAATCTTCTGGATTTGGAACTTCAAACTGTTCTCAGACAGGAAAAATAAAATTCCTGTGCAGTTTTGGTGGTAGAATACTGCCTCGACCTAGTGATGGAAAACTCAGATACGTTGGCGGAGATACACGTATCATTTCCATACAGAAGAATATTTCATGGGAAGAACTTATGAAGAAAACATTAGCCATCTGTAACCAGCCTCACACTTTCAAATACCAGCTTCCAGGAGAGGATCTTGACGCTCTTATATCTGTCTCTTCTGACGAAGATCTTCTGAACATGATAGAGGAATATTATGGACTTGAGAAGCTTGGGGGCTCCCAAAGGCTCCGAATTTTCTTAATTCCTtcgactgaatctgataactcaTGCCCTGTAGATGCCGCTACTGTTCAACTGAGTGAACCTGATTATCAATATGTTGTTGCTGTTAATGGCATTGTTCAAGGGGATTCTTCTGCTAAGGAGAATTATTATGAGCAGTATGTGCGCGATGAAGCCAGCAAGGTGATACCTAAAGTAGACTGCGGTAATGGTATTTATGCCCCACCTCCTACTCAATTGATTGCTGGACATCAGAATCAGGTTAAGTTTCCCAATCAATCTTCTCCTTTTCCTCCTGTGCTTGTTCAACAAGGAGATTGCAAGAATGACTCAAGGAACACATGCAAGAACAAGTTGCCGCATGGTAGTGATGCATGTCCAGTGTTGGTTAGCAGCGCCCAATCATTACCTGAAAACCCCAGTGGATGTATTAATATTGGTTATTTTACCCCGGAGATAAACCTGATGAATTTGCAGAGTCCACATAAAAGAGATGATATCCTCCCGCCAAGCCAATCGAGTGAATTGCTTTCACATCACCATGGTCTCAGCAGAGACTTTGTTGCTCCAACATTGGAACAATGTGATGGAAGCTCTCAGCAGTACCCTTTTGAAAGAAAAGAACCCAAGGAAAGGACTGTTCTCTCTGAAAAGCCAAATGATGAAATGGGTGTATTACTGGGATACACTTCCACTGTTACTCAAAATGGAATTCCGCATGCCTTTTCGGATTCAAAACTTCAGGAACATGTAAAAAGATTAGCTTACTGCTCGCAAGAGGGAATAAGCTCATTTTCCTCTTTGAACTTTTTACCAGCTCAGTTATCGTCACTCAGTGTGTCTTCTGCTCTGCAAGAAAGCCTAGGATCTCTGCATCAGAGAACATACCCAGTCAGTTCTCAGCATCATATTAGGGTACATAATGGGGAATCAACTGTGGCCACTGACTTGGTGGATTTTCCAGAGTTGCCTTTTGACTCAAACCCAGTGAGTAAATGTGGACCCATGCAAAGAAATATTAATGGAACAGACACGAGATACAATGGAGCTAAAGCAAATTTGGAAAATTACCATTCCAGTTTGAAAAACTATATggagaaaaattcaaattttgagatGGTGAATGCATCTGATATTAATAATGATCTGCTATGCCACGAGGGTAAATTTCCTGATAAAAAGTTATCCGAAACAGCTGTGGGTTCCAAGAAAAAACTTCCGGACTTTAAGTCTGCTGTGTTGACTAATAATGGAGGTGATAAACCTGGTGAAGAATCGGAAATTTTTGACATGAACGTCCTTGCATCAACAACTTTTATTACTACATTAAGTGAGCGGTCCCAAAGAAATCAATTTGAGTATACCTCGGAGGCGATAAAAAAGGCTGAACCTGAGAACAATACATTGAGTTCTGAAGTTGCTGGGAGGATTTCAAATTCTGAAAAGAAGTCTCATGGTGCAGAAACTCTGAGTGATCTACTGCCTGAGTTGTCTGATGGTCTTGTTTCCCAACATTCCCCCATACCAGCAGTTGTTGCATGTCCTCAAGATACTTTTGTCAAAGAACCCTTGCTAATATTATCTGAGGAATTGTCACCATCTTCAGTTGTTGATGATGGAGGCCAGTTGATGTCCTCGCATTACTCAACTTTCAGGCAAAACCCAACCAAGGGTGCTGTCTTTAGGAGAGAAGTTTCTCTAATTGATGAAGAATTTACTAATTACAGTGATCAGAAAGTTGTGACTTCTGGCGTTGGTGAATTTTCTAGTGAAAAGCAAAAGATAGAAGATGTTCCCGTTAGTAGGAATATCAAAGAAAGTCAGCAAGTTCTGAATGCAAATGATGTTAGATCACCCAGTGGTGACTTATATGCTGAAAATCTCCTAGATTTGGATACCTCCGGTAGTGAAGTCATAACTCCTACTGCAACAGAAGGGGTGACATTTGCCCCTGAGTTGGGGTTGGAGGTGAATttctatttcattttgatgtgttgGTGTTTGATTTGGGTTATGAGAAGCTCTCTTATGctcatataattttttgttgattatCTGGCTTGGCGCAGGACGTCAACCCCCTCGACGCAGATAAGGATAATTTAATCACTGATGCTATGATAGCTGAACTAGAAGCTGATTTGTATGGTTTGCAGGTAAAGGATCATTTCCTTTTGTATTCTAAACCTTGTTGGAAATACTCATGATAATATCTTCATTTTTCCCTCTTTTCAACTATAATGCCTTAAACTCTAATCTTGGTTATGGGTCTGAAAGACTTAAAGGGCGTTGCCTTCTTATAGCCATAGTATATCAGCAGCAGGACACCCCCCTCCTCCCGCAATACCTTAATCCTTTTATCATAGGTTGTtacatgaataataactttgattttattgtcATTGTTAAAAATTGTGGTTCAGTTCATTTCAATGATCATGGTCTgctattttcttgtaatgtgccTCAGAGGTTATGGAATGGTTTTATTGCTTATCAACTATGTTTCTCTACTGCTTGACAACAACACCACGcatagtgtaatcccacaagtggggtttggggagggtggtgtatatgcagaccttaccccagaccccactatgtgggaatatactagtatgttgttgttgttgtaccccTACTTTGTGAAGGTacagaggttgtttttgatagaccctcggctcaagtaaagcatttcaaaat from the Capsicum annuum cultivar UCD-10X-F1 chromosome 9, UCD10Xv1.1, whole genome shotgun sequence genome contains:
- the LOC107842454 gene encoding serine/threonine-protein kinase pakA isoform X2, which codes for MKPDSSKDLAQTMITGVPGPSGQWIQQELSQPVSLSDGISLHNNVNNHVPVQTGDVYSMEFLQNPSLRIVPTLSGFTEKHDRRRALPHPGYENLKRLLGLTRMDSECASDITEFASARGSGTEIENGVYVENELSYNPKVGSCGHVPGVATTELFCNQATSGSSAPPITKSESSQSLKSSGFGTSNCSQTGKIKFLCSFGGRILPRPSDGKLRYVGGDTRIISIQKNISWEELMKKTLAICNQPHTFKYQLPGEDLDALISVSSDEDLLNMIEEYYGLEKLGGSQRLRIFLIPSTESDNSCPVDAATVQLSEPDYQYVVAVNGIVQGDSSAKENYYEQYVRDEASKVIPKVDCGNGIYAPPPTQLIAGHQNQVKFPNQSSPFPPVLVQQGDCKNDSRNTCKNKLPHGSDACPVLVSSAQSLPENPSGCINIGYFTPEINLMNLQSPHKRDDILPPSQSSELLSHHHGLSRDFVAPTLEQCDGSSQQYPFERKEPKERTVLSEKPNDEMGVLLGYTSTVTQNGIPHAFSDSKLQEHVKRLAYCSQEGISSFSSLNFLPAQLSSLSVSSALQESLGSLHQRTYPVSSQHHIRVHNGESTVATDLVDFPELPFDSNPVSKCGPMQRNINGTDTRYNGAKANLENYHSSLKNYMEKNSNFEMVNASDINNDLLCHEGKFPDKKLSETAVGSKKKLPDFKSAVLTNNGGDKPGEESEIFDMNVLASTTFITTLSERSQRNQFEYTSEAIKKAEPENNTLSSEVAGRISNSEKKSHGAETLSDLLPELSDGLVSQHSPIPAVVACPQDTFVKEPLLILSEELSPSSVVDDGGQLMSSHYSTFRQNPTKGAVFRREVSLIDEEFTNYSDQKVVTSGVGEFSSEKQKIEDVPVSRNIKESQQVLNANDVRSPSGDLYAENLLDLDTSGSEVITPTATEGVTFAPELGLEDVNPLDADKDNLITDAMIAELEADLYGLQIIKNADLEELRELGSGTYGTVYHGKWRGTDVAIKRIKRACFYGKSSQEERLIKDFWREAQILSNLHHPNVLAFYGVVPDGAGGTLATVTEFMTNGSLRNVLIKKDRSLDSYKKLLIAMDAAFGMEYLHSKNIVHFDLKCDNLLVSLRDPQRPICKVGDFGLSRIKRNTLVSGGVRGTLPWMAPELLNGSSNRVSEKVDVFSFGITMWEILTGEEPYANMHCGAIIGGILKNTLRPPMPEQCDPEWRKLMEQCWSADPDARPSFTEIRNRLRSMSAVLHAKGNGSSAGRANANIPVCI
- the LOC107842454 gene encoding serine/threonine-protein kinase pakA isoform X3, whose translation is MKPDSSKDLAQTMITGVPGPSGQWIQQELSQPVSLSDGISLHNNVNNHVPVQTGDVYSMEFLQNPSLRIVPTLSGFTEKHDRRRALPHPGYENLKRLLGLTRMDSECASDITEFASARGSGTEIENGVYVENELSYNPKVGSCGHVPGVATTELFCNQATSGSSAPPITKSESSQSLKSSGFGTSNCSQTGKIKFLCSFGGRILPRPSDGKLRYVGGDTRIISIQKNISWEELMKKTLAICNQPHTFKYQLPGEDLDALISVSSDEDLLNMIEEYYGLEKLGGSQRLRIFLIPSTESDNSCPVDAATVQLSEPDYQYVVAVNGIVQGDSSAKENYYEQYVRDEASKVIPKVDCGNGIYAPPPTQLIAGHQNQVKFPNQSSPFPPVLVQQGDCKNDSRNTCKNKLPHGSDACPVLVSSAQSLPENPSGCINIGYFTPEINLMNLQSPHKRDDILPPSQSSELLSHHHGLSRDFVAPTLEQCDGSSQQYPFERKEPKERTVLSEKPNDEMGVLLGYTSTVTQNGIPHAFSDSKLQEHVKRLAYCSQEGISSFSSLNFLPAQLSSLSVSSALQESLGSLHQRTYPVSSQHHIRVHNGESTVATDLVDFPELPFDSNPVSKCGPMQRNINGTDTRYNGAKANLENYHSSLKNYMEKNSNFEMVNASDINNDLLCHEGKFPDKKLSETAVGSKKKLPDFKSAVLTNNGGDKPGEESEIFDMNVLASTTFITTLSERSQRNQFEYTSEAIKKAEPENNTLSSEVAGRISNSEKKSHGAETLSDLLPELSDGLVSQHSPIPAVVACPQDTFVKEPLLILSEELSPSSVVDDGGQLMSSHYSTFRQNPTKGAVFRREVSLIDEEFTNYSDQKVVTSGVGEFSSEKQKIEDVPVSRNIKESQQVLNANDVRSPSGDLYAENLLDLDTSGSEVITPTATEGVTFAPELGLEDVNPLDADKDNLITDAMIAELEADLYGLQIIKNADLEELRELGSGTYGTVYHGKWRGTDVAIKRIKRACFYGKSSQEERLIKDFWREAQILSNLHHPNVLAFYGVVPDGAGGTLATVTEFMTNGSLRNVLIKKDRSLDSYKKLLIAMDAAFGMEYLHSKNIVHFDLKCDNLLVSLRDPQRPICKVGDFGLSRIKRNTLVSGGVRGTLPWMAPELLNGSSNRVSEKVDVFSFGITMWEILTGEEPYANMHCGAIIGDHVISEIVIYS
- the LOC107842454 gene encoding serine/threonine-protein kinase pakA isoform X1, which translates into the protein MKPDSSKDLAQTMITGVPGPSGQWIQQELSQPVSLSDGISLHNNVNNHVPVQTGDVYSMEFLQNPSLRIVPTLSGFTEKHDRRRALPHPGYENLKRLLGLTRMDSECASDITEFASARGSGTEIENGVYVENELSYNPKVGSCGHVPGVATTELFCNQATSGSSAPPITKSESSQSLKSSGFGTSNCSQTGKIKFLCSFGGRILPRPSDGKLRYVGGDTRIISIQKNISWEELMKKTLAICNQPHTFKYQLPGEDLDALISVSSDEDLLNMIEEYYGLEKLGGSQRLRIFLIPSTESDNSCPVDAATVQLSEPDYQYVVAVNGIVQGDSSAKENYYEQYVRDEASKVIPKVDCGNGIYAPPPTQLIAGHQNQVKFPNQSSPFPPVLVQQGDCKNDSRNTCKNKLPHGSDACPVLVSSAQSLPENPSGCINIGYFTPEINLMNLQSPHKRDDILPPSQSSELLSHHHGLSRDFVAPTLEQCDGSSQQYPFERKEPKERTVLSEKPNDEMGVLLGYTSTVTQNGIPHAFSDSKLQEHVKRLAYCSQEGISSFSSLNFLPAQLSSLSVSSALQESLGSLHQRTYPVSSQHHIRVHNGESTVATDLVDFPELPFDSNPVSKCGPMQRNINGTDTRYNGAKANLENYHSSLKNYMEKNSNFEMVNASDINNDLLCHEGKFPDKKLSETAVGSKKKLPDFKSAVLTNNGGDKPGEESEIFDMNVLASTTFITTLSERSQRNQFEYTSEAIKKAEPENNTLSSEVAGRISNSEKKSHGAETLSDLLPELSDGLVSQHSPIPAVVACPQDTFVKEPLLILSEELSPSSVVDDGGQLMSSHYSTFRQNPTKGAVFRREVSLIDEEFTNYSDQKVVTSGVGEFSSEKQKIEDVPVSRNIKESQQVLNANDVRSPSGDLYAENLLDLDTSGSEVITPTATEGVTFAPELGLEDVNPLDADKDNLITDAMIAELEADLYGLQIIKNADLEELRELGSGTYGTVYHGKWRGTDVAIKRIKRACFYGKSSQEERLIKDFWREAQILSNLHHPNVLAFYGVVPDGAGGTLATVTEFMTNGSLRNVLIKKDRSLDSYKKLLIAMDAAFGMEYLHSKNIVHFDLKCDNLLVSLRDPQRPICKVGDFGLSRIKRNTLVSGGVRGTLPWMAPELLNGSSNRVSEKVDVFSFGITMWEILTGEEPYANMHCGAIIGGILKNTLRPPMPEQCDPEWRKLMEQCWSADPDARPSFTEIRNRLRSMSAVLHAKGNGSSAGRANANIPVFRGVKLGAS